From Bacillota bacterium LX-D:
TCATCGGATTTTGGCTGACGAACAGTATCCTCAGCCCCTGTGGTTATTGGACGTGTTGTGAGCTTATGCAAAGGAGCCCTAATAAATAAATCTTTCCAATCTCTCACCTGATAAGGTATGGCTGGGGAAAGATAATCAACCCCAAATGTTTTAATGGAGGCTAGATGAATCTGCAGGATAATAAAACCCAACATTACACCATAAAATCCTAAAACAGCTGCAGCAATCATTAAAGGAAAGCGAATCAAGCGAATTCCAATTACCAAATTATAAGATGGGATTGTAAATGATGCTACCGCTGTTAGTGCTACTACAATTAACATAATGGGACTGGCCAAATTTGCTGAAACAGCCGCATCTCCGACAATAATACCCCCTACAATACCTACTGTTTGCCCAACAGGTTTTGGTAGCCGTGCCCCTGCTTCTCTAAACAATTCGAACGCCAATTCCATGATAATGGCCTGAACAATAGCAGGAAAAGGCACACCTTCTTTGGCAGCTGCAATAGCCAGCATTAGCTTCGCTGGGATTAGTCCGGGATGATAAGTAATTGTTGCAATAAATATAGCAGGAGCAAAAGCAGCTATATAAGCTCCTACTATTCGCAAAGATCTGGTAAAAGAGCCAATGATCCACCGCTCGTAGTAATCTTCCGGGCTCTGAAAAAATTGAGGAAAGGTAGCAGGAACCATTAGAACAAATGGAGTACCGTCCAAAAGGATTGCCACTCTTCCTTCCAGAAGAGCAGCCATCACTTTATCAGAACGCTCCGTATATTGAACCTGCGGAAAAGGAGAAAGGAAGTTATCTTCAATTAATTGTTCAATATAACCACTTTCTAAAGCACCATCAATTTCAATGCTATTTAATCTTTTTTTTGTTTCCTGCAAAACTTTTTGGTTGACAATTCCTTCTATGTAGGCTACAACTAAATCGCTTTGGGCTCTTGCCCCAATCCGCATTGCTTCCATCTTTAAATCTGGATTTTTTAAGCGGCGGCGTAACAATGCAGTATTGAAACGTATAGTTTCCGTAAAACCCTCTCGAGGTCCTCTGACTAAAGATTCTGTCTCCGGTTCCCCGATTCCACGGCTTGCCCAGCCTCGGGCACTAATGATTAAAGCTTGATCAATGCCGTCAACGAAAAGAATCGCATCTCCAGATAAAATGCCATGGATAAGTTCCCCAATTTGCCTATTTTCTTTGACTTCTCCAGCAGTCATGCCTCTTTCCTTAATTTTGCTTAAGATATGAGTTCCTACAATATGTTCTTCCCCTGCATGTACTTCCAATTCGGCAGTTTGGAGCATTAAAGCATTGAGGATTTGATTCTCAATAATATCCTTATTAACTAAACCATCAACATAAATAACTCCAGCCTTAATTCTGCTTAAACCTATTTCCATTTCACGGAAGACCACATCGCTGCAGTTTTTAAACTTTTCTTTAAAAACAGCCATATTTTCAGTAAAACTGCTGGTAAGATTCAACTTATCTATGGCACTACTGTTTGCTTTTTTAGTTATTAAAGGCTTTTTACTCATTCTTTTCGGTAAAAGCATTGTTATCACCAATTTTATTAGTATTTTGTAATAATTCTTTGTTTAGTCTTACAAAATGGCACTGCAATTATACCTGGATATGAGCAATGTTCTGGAATATTACTTTGCCTGCGAGCATAAAACAACATTAAAAGGAACAATTTCTACCATTGGGAGCTTAGAGGGGGGTTTAACGTGTATCCAAGCCGTAAACTTTTAGCAATGCCGGTTTTAAGCATTGAGGACGGAGAAATACTTGGCAAGGTTAAGGATATTGTTATTGATGCCAAGGCATTAAATATTGCAGCTTTAGTCTTGGAGCAAAAAGGTAATTGGTTTAAAGAAGCTAAAGTCATTACCTACGAACATATTAATACAATAGGAGATGACGCCATTACAGTAGTAAAAAGCAAATGTATCGAAAAAGCCAGTGCTCTTCCCCAAATTATGCAGTTGGTTCATAGTGGTATACCTATTATTGGCACAAGAGTATTAACAGAAAGTGGAAGTTTTTTAGGAACTGTAGATGAATTTTTGTTTGACCCAGCAACAGGACACATTACTTTGCTGGAAATTGCTGATAAACTTATGGACAATTTATTAAAAGGGAAGGCTTTTCTCTCCACGGATTTGCTTTCCACCGTAGGAAAGGATGCTATAATTGCCCAAAAAGGTGCTGAGAAAAATTTGGAAAGGCACGAGTCCAGCATTCAAGGAACCGTCAAAACCGTTAAAGAGGCAGGCTCGAAAATGTGGCAGCAAACTGTTACTAAAACTAAAAAGCTAGGGGAATCTCTCAAAAAATTAGGGATAGAAGAAGTTAAAAAACCCCATGCCGCCAAACAAAAATCGGTGGATGAGGTAAATAAAGATGAAAATGAAAATACCGTTAATTCAAGTAAGCCTAATTAAAAATTTTACTTACGGGTAAATCCTCATGAATCCGAATTATGGCTTCACCTAACAATGGTGCTACTGATAATACTTTAATTTTTTTAGGAATTTCTATTTTATCATTTAAAGGAATAGTATTAGTTACTACAACTTCTTTAATTACAGACTCGCCTAAACGGTCTAAAGCAGGCCCAGAGAATACAGGATGAGTACAGCCCACAAAAACTTCTTTTGCACCTCTGTCAATCATGGCTTGAGCTCCCTGGACAATTGTTCCTGCTGTATCAATAATATCATCTAACATAATAACGCTTTTGCCTTCAACGTCACCAATAATATTCATAATCTCGGCAACATTAGGCTTGGGTCTCCTTTTATCAATAATAGCAATACCTGCACCTAGACGCTGAGCTAAGTCTCTGGCACGAGTGACACCGCCTAAATCAGGAGAGACAACAACAACATTATCTAAATTTTTACCTAAATAAAATTCAGCTAAGATTGATACACAGGGGATGTGATCTACAGGTATATCAAAAAAACCTTGGATCGCATTGGCGTGCAGATCCATAGCTACTACACGTCTTGCTCCAGCTGCCGTTAGAAGATTGGCAACTAATTTAGCAGAAATCGGATCCCGTGCCCGAACTTTTCTTTCTTGTCTTGCATAACCATAATAAGGTATTACTGCTGTAATTCTCCTGGCGGAAGCCCGGCGCAAAGCATCAATCATGATTAAAAGTTCCATTAAATTATCATTGACAGGATTGCAAGTAGGTTGAATGACGTAAACGTCAGCACCCCGTACACTTTCATCAATAGCAATGCTAATTTCACCATCGCTAAAGCGTTTAACTTTTGCATCGCCTAAGGTAACTCCCATGTACTCTGCTATTTCTTCAGCCAAGCCCGGATTAGCATTGGCGGTAAACAGTTTTAATTTTTGTCTGGATGTGGACATTAGTATACCTCCATCTACACTTATAGGCTCTATTTTACACAATTCTGCTTAATTTGACAAACCTCTTTCTTTATTCTCTACTTTTTTTATTTTTTTTGCTTGTCCAATTTAAAATATTTTCCTGTTTACTTCTAGCTACCCCTAGGGAGCCAGCAGGAACATCTTTGGTTATTGTAGAGCCAGCAGCTACGTAGGCTTTCGATTCTACCTGAACAGGAGCAACTAAATTACTATTACTACCTATAAAGGAACCATCTCCAATAATTGTAGGCCACTTCTTTTCTCCATCGTAATTGCAAGTAATAGTTCCCGCTCCGATATTTACTTTCGTTCCAACCTGAGCATCCCCAATATAACTTAAGTGGAGTATTTTACTATTATTGCCTACGGAAACTTTTTTTAGTTCTACAAAATCGCCTATTTTTACATTTTGCCCTAGTTTGTTTCCTGGACGCAAATAGCTGTAGGGGCCGATTTGACACCCTTCCCCTAATTCACTTTCCACAACTGTAGATTGTTTGATTATAACTTCATTGGCAATTTGGCTATTAACAATTACGGTGTTGGGACCTATTTCACAGCCTTTCCCGATTTTGGTTTGACCCTGCAAGTAAGTATTTGGGTAGATAATAGTATCATTTTCTATTTGCACGGTTCCTTCGATGTACGTATGCTCAGGGTCAACAATTGTTACACCTTGCAGCATTAACTTTTGATTAATTCTAGACTTAACTAAAGCTTCGGCTTGAGCCAACTGGACTCTATCATTTATACCCATTATTTCAGCTGGATCATCTGTGGCCAAGGCTGCTATTTTTAAACCCTGCTTCTGTAAAAGTCCAATTACATCAGTTAAATAGTACTCTCCTTGAGCATTATTCGGCTTAATTTTGCTAAGTGCCTCTTTTAAATAGGTTGCGGCAAAGCAATAAGTTCCTGAATTTATTTCCTTAACCTCTAACTCTTCAGGAGTCCCGTCTTTTTGTTCCACGATTTTTAGAACTTCTTGGTCCTCGTTACGGATTATTCTTCCATAGCCAAAGGGCTCCGTTAAATAGGTTGTCAAAATAGTTGCCACAGCTTTTTCTTCTTCGTGCTTCTTCAGTAGTTTAGAAAGAGTTGCCGTAGATAGGAGAGGTGTGTCCCCGCAGACTACTAAAACAGTCTCAATTTCAGATGTTAAATACTCTACTGCCTGCAGTACGGCATGTCCCGTTCCTAGCTGTTCTTTTTGCCAAGCGTAAAACAAGTCTTCACCAAGGGCAGATTGCACCTGTTCTCCTCCATGACCAACAACTATTATTGTCTTCCCAACAATTTCATGACAAGCATCAACAACATGTTGAGCTAAATATTTTCCAGCAACCTTATGTAAAACTTTGGGCAATTGGGAACGCATCCTAGTTCCTTTTCCCGCAGCTAAAATAACAGCAGCAATTTTATTAAAATCTTCAACCACCACAAAAACCTCCATCTTCATCCAAGCTGACAAGAATGATTAATAATTTTCCCAAAGCTATTTTAACATATTATAAAAAAATAGAAAGTCTAATAAAAAAAAGCTGTCCTGCTTTTTTGCTCAGAACAGCTTGTTACCTTATAAAAATTTACTAATTAAATAGCTTCCTCATATGCTTTTAGTACGGCAGATTGGATAATTCCCCGGGCTGTAGAGGAGATAGGATGGGCAATATCTCTGTACTCCCCTTCAGGAGTTTTTCTGCTTGGCATAGCTACAAAAAGTCCGTTTTGGCCTTCAACAACTTTTACATCATGTACAACAAAAGCCTCGTCAAAAGTTACGGATACTACCGCTTTCATTTTTCCTTCTTGATTAATCTTTCTGATACGTACATCTGTAATATTCAACACAACCACCATCCCTTTCTGCTAGCTCAATGGCTGCTTCCTATTTGCCTAATTCGCCATTTGGTATTAAATTCCTTCTTTCTCTTCGTAAATTTTACCAATGTTCCCATATTCTTCGGAAATATTATTTTGCAGCCAGCTTCCTTGCTTTAAAACAATTTTCTTCTCTTTTTCATTGACTGACTCTAGTACTAAAAGGGATAAATAGTCATCCACCAACTTTTCTTCAGGCTCGGCAGTACTTACTAAAACACCTATTCCCAAAACTTCCGTCTTAAATTCTTCCATTAATTCTTTCATTCCTCGTGCCGTACCTCCGGCCCGCATAAAGTCATCGATTAATAGTACTTTAGATCCTGTAGGCAGAGAGCGCCGGGCTAAAGCCATTGTTCGTATTCGCCCAGTTGAACCTGAAATGTAATTGATGCTGACCGCAGAGCCTTCTGTAACTTTACTGTCATCTCTAATGATAACTAAGGGAACATTAAAAGCACGAGCTGTTGACATAGCCAAGGGAATACCTTTTGTTTCAATAGTTACAATATAGTCCGGTTCTAAATGATTATATACAGTGGCAAATATTTCTCCCACCATATTTGCATAATTAGGATTGAAAATAAGATCCGTCATATAAATATATCCGCCGGGTATTACTCTTTCCTTTTCGGTAAGTCTTTCTGCAAAGCTTTCTAAAAATTTTTTGATATTTTCCTCTCCTAAACGAGGAATTAATTTCACCCCGCCAGTTGCTCCAGCTATAGTTTGAATTTCTCCTAAATTATACACATTAAAAGTATCCTTAATGAGTGCTAAATCTTCACTTATCGTAGATTTGGCAGCACCTAATTCTTCCGTAAAATAGTTTAAAGGAAAAAGCTTCCGTGGATTTTCACTGAGAACTTTTGTAATTATAGCTATCCTTTGGCTCCTGCGCATAGACCGTCCCCCAATCCGTCATCAATCTAACCACATCAGCATATCTTTTCTTTAATCAAGGCTCTATACACTAATTCTAAATCGCTGGGTTTATCAACATCGATGCCGATTTCCGGATACTCGATGATTACAGCCCTGCCTTTTAATTTGAGAAGCTTGGAAAAACGTGCTTCTACTTCCCTAATGGTTAACAACTTTAGTAAAAATTTTACTATAAAAATTATTCCTATCTGCTTACATAAAGCAAAGGGACTTTTTCTTAATTTGACAAGTTCTGCTCCAATTGCAGCGGAGCCTGGCATAATCCTAGGGTTGAACAGAAAAATATTCCCACCTGTAAAAGTTCCTTCTTTTAAGGTAACATAGGTCCGCATTACATTGGGGTATCTTTGGTCATTTATTTTCTTAGGTATAATGGGATAAAATAAATCCGCATTCAGTGCAGCACATTTTTGCATAAATGCCTCAATGGCTTCAGGTGTCAAAAGGGGAATATCAGAAGTTACTGCTAAAACATGTCCAGGAGTACTTACCCTTTTTAGCCCTTTGCTTAAACTTTCAACTGCATCATCACCGGCCTCAACCAAAGTGATCCCTGGCTGCCCCTTGTAGTAGGCCTCTAGTTCCACTGGGCCGACAATAATAATGTTATTGACGTTGGAAGAACTTTTTAAGGCTTCTACAACATAATCAACCATAAGTCTTTTACCTATTGGAATTAGCGCTTCGTGGGCTGCCGGGCTGCACTCTTTAAGTGGGCCTTGATTTGGGCTTCCTGCTAACACAATAGCATCTACTTTCATTTAAGCACACCCCTTAAAAAATTTTTAAACAGCCTTACTTTGTCTTTTGCAGTGCCTCCAACATACTGTTTTCAGCACTCTCTATATGTTCCTGAGCCAACCTGCTGGCTAGAGCAACATTGCGGTCTGCAATAGCTTCCACAATTTTTTTGTGTTCTTCCAAAGCATTCTTCATTCGGCCTGGATAAGACAGAGTTTGGGAACGAAACCTTTGAATTTGTTCCCGTAAATTAGAAATAATTTGTACTAAACGTTCGTTTCTGCTGGCCTTATACAATACATCGTGAAATTCAGTATCCACGTTAATTAATGTTTCTAAATCATGGCTTTCGGCACTTTCGCTAACCTTAACTAGAATGCGTTGTAATTCCTCTAATTCCTCGTCAGTAATCCGCTCTGCAGCAAGCCCGGCAGCTAACGCCTCTAGTGCTGACCTAATTTCATAAACATCGGCAATGTCCTTGGAAGAAATATCTGCTACGTAAGCACCTTTTCTTGGCAGCATTACCACAAAGCCTTCCAATTCTAATTTGCGAATAGCTTCCCGCACCGGGGTGCGGCTAACTCCCATTTCTTCTGCCAGCTGTACTTCCATTAACCTTTCCCCCGGCTTCAGGCTTCCAGAAATAATTGCCTCTCGTAGTGCTTCGAAAACAATTTCTCTCAAGGGCATATAATTTTCAAGTTTAATAGGTGATAAACGTTGAGTCATCAATATTCCCCCTGTAAAAAAAAAATTTAGAACCCATAAGCTCAGATAGTGCTAGTAACATAAACCTGGGAATAATCGTTTTTAAGTAATAAAGCCATTCTTTGTGCCATGGTTTCGTCGTCAACTACGGCATAAACTGTTGGCCCGCTGCCACTCATTATAGCCTTTTTAGCACCTAAATCATATAATTTTTGTTTTATTTTTAGCACTTCTGGATATAGCTTACCTGTTATCAGCTCAAGATGGTTGCTTAAAGCAGCCACTACCCTATTTCTATCTCCCGTATAAATAGCTTCAAGAGCCTGGAAACTCTGTTCAGGCAACTTTTCCCCTAATTCGTCCCATCTTTGATATACTTCCTTCGTACTGACACCAAAATCCGGCTTAACTAAAACAAGCCATAATTTAGGTATCTTTGGCAAAAAGCGGAGTATTTCCCCTCTGCCTTGGGCTAAGATAGTACCTCCTATCAAACAGAAGGGCACATCAGAACCTAATTCAGCCCCTATGGTTATAAGATCTCCTATGGTCAAGCCTAGGTCCCAAAGAATATTTAAACCTAAAAGAGCTGCTGCCGCATCACTGCTGCCTCCGGCCAGACCTGCAGCCAAAGGAATATTCTTTTCAATTTTGATTGCTGCCCCTTTCTTAACACCAGTTTTGGACATTAACAACTCAGCACTTTTCATAACTAGGTTTGTTTGATCGTTAACCAGTTGAGGATCAGTTGCTGTTAAGGTCAAGGTACTGGCGGGAGCAAAAGACAATCTATCCTTTAAGGAAATAGACTGCATTACCATTTGCACTTCATGAAATCCATCAGGCCGGAGCCTAAATACATCTAAAGTTAGGTTTATTTTTGCATAAGCATTTATTGTTAAATTATCCAATATTATACCCCACAATTAAGTAATATTACACCTAAATTATTCCTAGAACTATTACAGAACTGGGAAAGTTCTCCCTCATCATATTACAACACAAATGCAAAAACTCCTTTTTCTTTCTGGAACTTAAAACAAAAAAGCGCCATTGCGCGTACTTTAGAATCAAAGTATAGTGGCTATGTGAAATAACCGCTATACTTTGCAACTCACTTTACAGTGGCCACTTAGTTTGCTGAAGCTGCCCTAGATGACGTTTTGGCTAAAGAGTCCCCAGCCCAACGAGCAATGCTTTGTAAAATAGGTTCTAATTCTTCATAAAATACTACCACTATATCGCCAGGCACACTATCCTTCAAAGCACATTCAAAGGCTGCTACTTCATTTAATTCAATATTTATACCTTGGACATGCTTTCCATTTCCTCCGCTCATAGCTCCTTTAAACAACAGTTGAGCTACTTCGCCAGGTTTTCTGCCTCGTAAATCCCGATCTTCTTTAATATATATCCATTGACAACATCTGGCGGCTACCTGTCCGGCTTTGCGGATAGTGGTGTCCAGCCTATCGCCTGGAATTCCAATAACTCCACGGATACAATTTCCTTGTAAACTCTGAACGAACTTAAATACTTCCTCCAGGCCTGCCGGGTTATGGCCATAATCGACAATTATCTTAACGCCTTTTATTTCATAAAATTCTAACCGTCCCGGATTATGCCATCTTTCTAAGCCAAAATTTCTTAAGGACTTGGCCATTTCTTCTACTTCAATGTTCAAAGCCCAGGCCGCACCTGTTGCTGCCAAGGCATTTTCTGTATTATAACTTGCTTGTCCATTAAAAGTTAAAGCTATTTCTTTGATTGGAAGTATTTTCTGAAAGTCCCTGCCTTGAGCAAT
This genomic window contains:
- a CDS encoding spore germination protein; the protein is MLLPKRMSKKPLITKKANSSAIDKLNLTSSFTENMAVFKEKFKNCSDVVFREMEIGLSRIKAGVIYVDGLVNKDIIENQILNALMLQTAELEVHAGEEHIVGTHILSKIKERGMTAGEVKENRQIGELIHGILSGDAILFVDGIDQALIISARGWASRGIGEPETESLVRGPREGFTETIRFNTALLRRRLKNPDLKMEAMRIGARAQSDLVVAYIEGIVNQKVLQETKKRLNSIEIDGALESGYIEQLIEDNFLSPFPQVQYTERSDKVMAALLEGRVAILLDGTPFVLMVPATFPQFFQSPEDYYERWIIGSFTRSLRIVGAYIAAFAPAIFIATITYHPGLIPAKLMLAIAAAKEGVPFPAIVQAIIMELAFELFREAGARLPKPVGQTVGIVGGIIVGDAAVSANLASPIMLIVVALTAVASFTIPSYNLVIGIRLIRFPLMIAAAVLGFYGVMLGFIILQIHLASIKTFGVDYLSPAIPYQVRDWKDLFIRAPLHKLTTRPITTGAEDTVRQPKSDEGRGW
- a CDS encoding PRC-barrel domain-containing protein — its product is MYPSRKLLAMPVLSIEDGEILGKVKDIVIDAKALNIAALVLEQKGNWFKEAKVITYEHINTIGDDAITVVKSKCIEKASALPQIMQLVHSGIPIIGTRVLTESGSFLGTVDEFLFDPATGHITLLEIADKLMDNLLKGKAFLSTDLLSTVGKDAIIAQKGAEKNLERHESSIQGTVKTVKEAGSKMWQQTVTKTKKLGESLKKLGIEEVKKPHAAKQKSVDEVNKDENENTVNSSKPN
- a CDS encoding ribose-phosphate pyrophosphokinase, producing the protein MSTSRQKLKLFTANANPGLAEEIAEYMGVTLGDAKVKRFSDGEISIAIDESVRGADVYVIQPTCNPVNDNLMELLIMIDALRRASARRITAVIPYYGYARQERKVRARDPISAKLVANLLTAAGARRVVAMDLHANAIQGFFDIPVDHIPCVSILAEFYLGKNLDNVVVVSPDLGGVTRARDLAQRLGAGIAIIDKRRPKPNVAEIMNIIGDVEGKSVIMLDDIIDTAGTIVQGAQAMIDRGAKEVFVGCTHPVFSGPALDRLGESVIKEVVVTNTIPLNDKIEIPKKIKVLSVAPLLGEAIIRIHEDLPVSKIFN
- the glmU gene encoding bifunctional UDP-N-acetylglucosamine diphosphorylase/glucosamine-1-phosphate N-acetyltransferase GlmU gives rise to the protein MVEDFNKIAAVILAAGKGTRMRSQLPKVLHKVAGKYLAQHVVDACHEIVGKTIIVVGHGGEQVQSALGEDLFYAWQKEQLGTGHAVLQAVEYLTSEIETVLVVCGDTPLLSTATLSKLLKKHEEEKAVATILTTYLTEPFGYGRIIRNEDQEVLKIVEQKDGTPEELEVKEINSGTYCFAATYLKEALSKIKPNNAQGEYYLTDVIGLLQKQGLKIAALATDDPAEIMGINDRVQLAQAEALVKSRINQKLMLQGVTIVDPEHTYIEGTVQIENDTIIYPNTYLQGQTKIGKGCEIGPNTVIVNSQIANEVIIKQSTVVESELGEGCQIGPYSYLRPGNKLGQNVKIGDFVELKKVSVGNNSKILHLSYIGDAQVGTKVNIGAGTITCNYDGEKKWPTIIGDGSFIGSNSNLVAPVQVESKAYVAAGSTITKDVPAGSLGVARSKQENILNWTSKKNKKSRE
- the spoVG gene encoding septation regulator SpoVG; this translates as MNITDVRIRKINQEGKMKAVVSVTFDEAFVVHDVKVVEGQNGLFVAMPSRKTPEGEYRDIAHPISSTARGIIQSAVLKAYEEAI
- the purR gene encoding pur operon repressor; translated protein: MRRSQRIAIITKVLSENPRKLFPLNYFTEELGAAKSTISEDLALIKDTFNVYNLGEIQTIAGATGGVKLIPRLGEENIKKFLESFAERLTEKERVIPGGYIYMTDLIFNPNYANMVGEIFATVYNHLEPDYIVTIETKGIPLAMSTARAFNVPLVIIRDDSKVTEGSAVSINYISGSTGRIRTMALARRSLPTGSKVLLIDDFMRAGGTARGMKELMEEFKTEVLGIGVLVSTAEPEEKLVDDYLSLLVLESVNEKEKKIVLKQGSWLQNNISEEYGNIGKIYEEKEGI
- a CDS encoding nucleotidyltransferase family protein is translated as MKVDAIVLAGSPNQGPLKECSPAAHEALIPIGKRLMVDYVVEALKSSSNVNNIIIVGPVELEAYYKGQPGITLVEAGDDAVESLSKGLKRVSTPGHVLAVTSDIPLLTPEAIEAFMQKCAALNADLFYPIIPKKINDQRYPNVMRTYVTLKEGTFTGGNIFLFNPRIMPGSAAIGAELVKLRKSPFALCKQIGIIFIVKFLLKLLTIREVEARFSKLLKLKGRAVIIEYPEIGIDVDKPSDLELVYRALIKEKIC
- a CDS encoding GntR family transcriptional regulator: MTQRLSPIKLENYMPLREIVFEALREAIISGSLKPGERLMEVQLAEEMGVSRTPVREAIRKLELEGFVVMLPRKGAYVADISSKDIADVYEIRSALEALAAGLAAERITDEELEELQRILVKVSESAESHDLETLINVDTEFHDVLYKASRNERLVQIISNLREQIQRFRSQTLSYPGRMKNALEEHKKIVEAIADRNVALASRLAQEHIESAENSMLEALQKTK
- the ispE gene encoding 4-(cytidine 5'-diphospho)-2-C-methyl-D-erythritol kinase; translation: MDNLTINAYAKINLTLDVFRLRPDGFHEVQMVMQSISLKDRLSFAPASTLTLTATDPQLVNDQTNLVMKSAELLMSKTGVKKGAAIKIEKNIPLAAGLAGGSSDAAAALLGLNILWDLGLTIGDLITIGAELGSDVPFCLIGGTILAQGRGEILRFLPKIPKLWLVLVKPDFGVSTKEVYQRWDELGEKLPEQSFQALEAIYTGDRNRVVAALSNHLELITGKLYPEVLKIKQKLYDLGAKKAIMSGSGPTVYAVVDDETMAQRMALLLKNDYSQVYVTSTI